From one Mya arenaria isolate MELC-2E11 chromosome 4, ASM2691426v1 genomic stretch:
- the LOC128232876 gene encoding AH receptor-interacting protein-like, with protein MADIFAALEKLGIYKKVLHAGVGDNPDYEDGTKIYFHYKTTKCDDERTVIDDSHRYDKPMEIILGKKFKLEVWEALLKTMRPKEVAEFTVDKKHLEQYALVSKQLREIFGKEKGEVKESHCCGMMAMSEQGLGHPDLDDLVKSPQPLIFTLEAINVERAGSFEKEVWTLSDEEKLGKLPRLRETGNELFKQKKYAQAADKYAEAIGILEQLSMKEKPGDPEWQELEDQKTPFLLNFAQCKLSLGDFYPVIEHTTTVLKRDADNVKALFRRAKAHVGAWNPEEARNDYERVAQLDSSLANTVKKELAHIDRLQKERNLEDKKKLQGLFINT; from the exons atgGCGGATATTTTTGCTGCTTTAGAAAAATTAGGAATTTACAAGAAAGTTCTTCATGCAGGTGTTGGTGACAATCCTGATTACGAAGATGGAACAAAG ATTTACTTCCACTACAAGACGACTAAGTGTGATGATGAACGGACAGTAATCGATGACAGCCACAGGTATGATAAGCCCATGGAGATCATTCTGGGCAAGAAATTCAAGTTAGAGGTTTGGGAAGCGCTGCTGAAAACAATGAGGCCTAAGGAAGTGGCTGAGTTTACTGTTGATAAAAAG CACCTGGAGCAATATGCATTGGTGTCAAAGCAGCTTCGTGAAATATTTGGTAAGGAGAAAGGTGAGGTGAAGGAGAGCCACTGTTGCGGGATGATGGCGATGTCTGAGCAAGGCCTCGGCCACCCTGATCTTGATGATCTCGTGAAAAGCCCACAGCCTCTCATCTTCACCTTAG AAGCCATCAATGTTGAGAGAGCTGGATCTTTTGAGAAGGAAGTGTGGACGTTGTCGGACGAGGAGAAGCTGGGAAAACTGCCGCGGCTCCGTGAGACTGGAAATGAACTCTTCAAGCAGAAGAAATACGCTCAGGCCGCAGATAAATACGCTGAAGCTATAGGGATTTTAGAACAACTTTCTATGAA AGAGAAGCCAGGTGATCCGGAGTGGCAGGAGCTGGAAGACCAGAAAACCCCGTTCCTGCTGAACTTTGCCCAGTGTAAGCTCAGTCTGGGAGACTTCTACCCTGTCATTGAACACACAACTACCGTCCTCAAACGAGATGCTG ATAATGTAAAGGCCCTGTTCCGACGGGCAAAGGCTCACGTTGGTGCCTGGAACCCGGAGGAAGCACGGAACGACTATGAGAGAGTTGCGCAACTTGACTCCTCTCTAGCTAACACTGTGAAGAAGGAGCTGGCCCATATAGACAGACTACAGAAGGAGAGGAACTTGGAGGACAAAAAGAAACTTCAGGGACTGTTCATCAACACCTGA